The following proteins are co-located in the Sebastes umbrosus isolate fSebUmb1 chromosome 24, fSebUmb1.pri, whole genome shotgun sequence genome:
- the col5a2b gene encoding collagen alpha-2(V) chain isoform X4, which yields MRSAVIRIKNTYTCTENGKVYAHNDMWNPEPCRICLCEMGTAVCENVVCEDLGDCLKTVTPEGECCPVCLTAASTSTPSADPTTPADEKKGESCTVEEVVYEHNHIWKPEPCSVCVCDNGVAICDEVQCELMPNCEKVVTPEGQCCPVCESFASASRTIEIMGYKGQKGEPGDIPYVLGPPGPSGPSGPPGAQGHTGPRGFKGRRGFEGPPGFDGEPGVPGNPGEAGSPGHPTHPGGNLVSQMAAGFGEKSGMMAGMISGSRGEAGPRGPPGTPGAQGPSGGQGIPGEPGDPGQMGEPGYRGPDGPPGKAGADGESGPAGATGEPGFPGSGGGRGFPGLPGHPGLKGPKGHGGLLGPRGESGAAGTKGKSGTPGVMGAAGPLGPAGMQGERGRAGPTGPLGKRGAAGHVGKPGPLGPMGIFGVPGFPGNAGMKGEQGPTGVRGSAGQQGTRGDVGHVGPAGPPGQEGAEGQDGAPGSRGSSGIAGVLGPSGLLGPQGPPGPQGTTGAEGPKGQLGEVGLLGFKGEAGFKGERGDHGIPGPLGPMGEDGKRGPRGDGGSVGPTGPTGETGSPGNRGFPGGDGLPGQKGALGERGLSGSTGAKGLDGDLGRNGEPGLTGARGLTGLIGAQGSEGKLGPMGSAGDDGKQGPAGSVGNRGGTGPMGLPGPKGFAGDAGKLGEAGSSGAPGQRGVNGKDGEEGAAGPAGPAGTAGKRGEQGPQGLHGFQGLPGVPGPPGESGKPGNEGLAGEAGAGGATGLRGERGPPGERGEIGPNGLLGAKGSPGGPGSDGPKGNLGSKGAVGEAGGPGLMGMPGERGLSGPSGPKGDAGSVGGAGLEGNAGADGARGLPGPVGPVGSGGPNGEKGETGPPGPTGRRGTRGIAGSTGDAGSTGAVGFPGAGGPDGQSGIKGDTGEPGLKGEGGSPGPQGMAGKSGGQGPAGVTGLKGGRGTQGQTGSPGFPGLPGGVGTAGALGSVGADGPIGAPGKSGTPGIVGENGAQGRQGESGTTGAPGTSGEKGDSGEDGPGGPDGPPGPAGAAGQRGIVGQPGLRGEAGMLGLPGPAGPPGKNGATGVQGGTGPAGGVGLPGATGPKGDAGPEGVTGAEGPPGTDGLVGTRGDRGNTGLEGLAGIAGSPGGEGPIGLTGSPGQRGDNGGRGSIGPPGPAGVRGKVGPQGPQGEKGGVGEVGERGQKGHRGFTGLHGLPGITGTTGDAGAIGIVGPAGPRGPPGVSGPPGKEGNIGHPGPMGAPGSRGSSGDIGAQGPPGDDGPSGPPGSPGPPTAGVEDLYAGLYDYDGMGGVPEAAEFVEDDVAAVAPPLPDHNKDEALPNKNAAVLRADTGVHATLKTLNGHLQNLRSPDGSKLNPAKTCQDIKQCYPLKKSGEYWIDPNQGSTKDSIKVFCNMETGETCISANPANIPRKAWWAKPSPITNKPIWFGADMNSGTKFRYGNDEEQPNAVAVQMKLLQILSKESHQSITYHCRNSVAYKDVRTTNLKKALVLKGSNGQELRALGNNRLRYTVIEDGCTKSNGEWGKTVIEYRTQTSTRLPVVDVAPVDIGKPDQEFGLDIGPVCFS from the exons ATGAGATCTGCAGTCATTAGAATTAAAAACACCT ATACCTGCACAGAAAATGGAAAAGTCTACGCCCACAACGACATGTGGAACCCAGAGCCGTGTCGGATCTGTTTGTGCGAGATGGGGACCGCTGTGTGTGAAAACGTGGTCTGCGAGGACCTCGGCGACTGTCTGAAAACTGTGACCCCAGAGGGCGAGTGTTGCCCCGTGTGCTTGACTGCAGCTTCAACATCAACTCCCAGTGCAGACCCCACAACAC ctgcagatgagaagaaaggtGAAAGCTGCACGGTCGAGGAGGTGGTCTACGAGCACAACCACATCTGGAAACCAGAGCCTTGTAGCGTGTGTGTTTGCGACAATGGCGTCGCCATCTGCGACGAGGTGCAGTGCGAACTGATGCCGAACTGCGAGAAGGTCGTCACGCCTGAGGGACAGTGCTGCCCCGTGTGTGAGAGCTTTGCCAGTGCCAGCAGGACGATAG AAATTATGGGCTACAAG GGACAGAAAGGTGAACCAGGTGATATCCCATAT GTGTTAGGGCCTCCTGGACCTTCAGGACCCTCG GGTCCTCCAGGAGCTCAGGGACACACTGGACCACGAGGCTTTAAAGGCAGACGG GGATTTGAGGGGCCTCCAGGATTTGACGGAGAGCCCGGTGTGCCAGGAAATCCAGGAGAGGCTGGATCCCCAGGCCATCCCACCCACCCCGGG GGCAACCTGGTGTCTCAGATGGCGGCCGGTTTCGGGGAGAAGTCTGGCATGATGGCTGGGATGATATCAGGATCAAGG GGTGAAGCAGGACCACGAGGACCTCCAGGGACGCCTGGAGCACAA GGTCCAAGTGGTGGTCAGGGAATCCCAGGAGAACCTGGAGACCCAGGACAGATG GGTGAGCCGGGTTATCGAGGACCAGACGGGCCTCCAGGAAAAGCTGGAGCTGAT GGAGAATCTGGACCTGCAGGAGCTACAGGAGAACCAGGATTTCCAGGATCTGGG GGTGGAAGAGGGTTCCCAGGACTTCCAGGTCATCCAGGACTGAAAGGTCCCAAG GGTCATGGCGGTCTTCTTGGGCCAAGAGGCGAGTCTGGAGCGGCTGGAACCAAG GGTAAATCTGGTACTCCGGGTGTGATGGGTGCTGCAGGCCCTCTG GGACCAGCCGGCATGCAGGGAGAACGAGGCCGAGCCGGACCAACCGGTCCTCTg ggAAAACGTGGAGCAGCCGGCCATGTTGGCAAACCCGGACCTCTG GGTCCAATGGGAATCTTCGGTGTTCCAGGTTTTCCCGGTAACGCAGGAATGAAG GGTGAACAAGGACCAACAGGGGTCAGAGGAAGTGCAGGACAGCAGGGTACCAGAGGGGACGTGGGTCACGTGGGACCGGCTGGACCGCCAGGACAAGAG GGTGCTGAAGGACAGGACGGAGCTCCAGGAAGCCGCGGCTCATCA ggtATAGCAGGTGTCCTGGGTCCATCAGGGTTGTTGGGCCCACAAGGTCCCCCCGGCCCCCAGGGAACTACAGGAGCAGAAGGACCAAAAGGACAATTG GGTGAAGTTGGACTGCTTGGATTCAAAGGAGAAGCTGGATTCAAGGGAGAAAGA GGCGACCATGGTATTCCGGGTCCTTTGGGCCCAATGGGAGAGGACGGAAAGCGTGGACCACGAGGTGATGGAGGATCCGTCGGGCCTACAGGACCTACAGGAGAGACA GGATCTCCAGGAAACCGAGGTTTCCCCGGTGGAGATGGTTTACCAGGCCAGAAG GGAGCTCTGGGTGAAAGAGGACTGTCGGGGTCGACCGGCGCCAAAGGTTTAGATGGAGATCTAGGACGTAATGGAGAGCCGGGTTTAACTGGAGCTCGG GGTCTGACGGGACTTATTGGCGCCCAGGGATCAGAGGGAAAGCTCGGACCAATG GGCTCAGCAGGAGATGATGGCAAACAAGGCCCAGCTGGTTCTGTTGGAAACCGAGGTGGAACTGGACCCATGGGCCTGCCAGGACCTAAAGGCTTCGCT GGTGATGCTGGGAAGCTTGGAGAGGCTGGCAGCTCTGGTGCTCCAGGTCAAAGG GGAGTGAATGGAAAAGACGGAGAGGAAGGCGCTGCTGGTCCAGCTGGTCCAGCT GGTACTgcaggaaagagaggagagcagggacCACAGGGACTGCATGGTTTCCAG gGTTTGCCCGGGGTGCCAGGACCACCTGGAGAGTCAGGAAAACCAGGAAATGAG GGTCTTGCTGGAGAGGCTGGTGCTGGTGGAGCAACAGGTCTAAGG GGAGAAAGAGGCCCTCCTGGAGAGAGAGGTGAAATCGGGCCCAATGGGCTGCTCGGAGCCAAAGGTAGTCCAGGTGGACCAGGATCAGATGGGCCAAAG GGTAACCTTGGATCAAAGGGTGCTGTCGGAGAGGCAGGAGGTCCAGGACTTATGGGGATGCCCGGAGAGAGAGGACTATCCGGACCTTCAGGCCCGAAGGGAGACGCA GGCTCTGTTGGAGGGGCCGGACTCGAGGGTAACGCCGGAGCTGACGGAGCACGG GGGCTTCCTGGTCCCGTTGGACCCGTTGGTTCCGGTGGACCCAACGGAGAGAAG GGTGAAACCGGCCCACCAGGACCTACAGGACGCCGAGGAACAAGAGGAATTGCT GGTTCTACTGGTGACGCTGGTTCAACTGGTGCCGTTGGCTTCCCTGGAGCTGGT GGTCCTGATGGTCAGTCTGGGATCAAAGGTGACACTGGTGAGCCGGGTCTGAAGGGAGAGGGAGGATCACCTGGACCACAGGGGATGGCTGGGAAATCAGGAGGACAG ggACCTGCTGGTGTGACTGGACTGAAAGGTGGCAGAGGAACTCAGGGTCAAACG GGCTCTCCTGGTTTCCCTGGGTTGCCTGGAGGAGTTGGAACAGCTGGTGCTCTT ggttCTGTTGGGGCAGACGGGCCTATCGGTGCTCCAGGAAAGTCGGGAACTCCTGGCATTGTTGGGGAGAACGGCGCTCAAGGACGTCAAGGCGAGAGTGGAACTACAGGTGCACCTGGCACCTCCGGAGAGAAGGGAGACTCTGGAGAGGACGGCCCAGGG GGGCCTGATGGTCCTCCAGGACCGGCTGGCGCCGCAGGACAGCGAGGCATCGTGGGTCAGCCTGGACTGAGAGGAGAGGCGGGCATGCTGGGACTGCCAGGTCCTGCT GGTCCACCTGGAAAAAACGGAGCTACAGGAGTTCAGGGCGGCACCGGGCCGGCTGGTGGAGTCGGTCTACCAGGAGCCACCGGGCCAAAAGGAGACGCTGGTCCTGAG GGTGTTACTGGAGCAGAGGGGCCTCCTGGGACGGACGGTCTCGTAGGAACCAGG GGAGACAGGGGTAACACTGGTCTAGAGGGTCTGGCTGGAATTGCAGGGTCTCCAGGAGGAGAGGGTCCTATTGGACTGACGGGCAGTCCAGGACAAAGAGGAGATAAC GGTGGCAGAGGCTCCATTGGACCCCCAGGACCAGCTGGAGTACGGGGAAAAGTG GGCCCTCAAGGACCacagggagagaaaggaggagttGGAGAGGTCGGAGAGAGGGGCCAGAAAGGTCACAGAGGTTTCACCGGTCTCCACGGTTTGCCAGGAATCACT GGAACCACAGGGGATGCTGGAGCGATAGGTATCGTTGGACCAGCTGGGCCGAGG GGTCCTCCAGGAGTGTCGGGTCCTCcaggaaaggaaggaaacatTGGTCATCCTGGACCCATGGGTGCTCCTGGAAGCAGAGGCTCCAGTGGAGACATCGGGGCACAG ggtCCACCTGGTGATGACGGACCATCCGGTCCTCCAGGCTCCCCTGGACCTCCCACCGCGGGTGTGGAAGACCTTTACGCTGGCCTTTACGATTACGACGGGATGGGTGGCGTGCCAGAAGCCGCGGAGTTCGTCGAGGACGACGTGGCTGCTGTTGCTCCTCCGCTCCCAGACCACAATAAAGATGAAGCCCTTCCCAATAAGAACGCAGCCGTCCTGCGTGCCGACACCGGAGTCCATGCCACGCTCAAGACACTCAACGGACATCTGCAAAACCTCCGCAGCCCTGACGGCAGCAAGTTGAACCCTGCGAAAACCTGCCAGGACATCAAGCAGTGCTACCCTCTGAAAAAGAGCG GTGAGTACTGGATTGATCCAAATCAAGGAAGCACAAAAGACTCCATCAAGGTCTTCTGCAATATGGAAACTGGTGAAACCTGCATCTCCGCCAATCCGGCCAACATTCCCCGCAAAGCCTGGTGGGCGAAACCCAGTCCCATCACCAACAAACCCATCTGGTTTGGAGCAGACATGAACAGTGGAACTAAA TTCCGCTATGGAAATGATGAGGAGCAGCCAAACGCGGTGGCGGTTCAGATGAAGCTGCTGCAGATTTTGTCCAAAGAGTCGCACCAGAGCATCACCTACCACTGCAGGAACAGCGTGGCCTATAAAGATGTGAGGACCACCAACCTGAAGAAAGCTCTAGTCCTCAAAGGCTCCAACGGCCAGGAGCTGAGAGCGCTGGGAAACAACCGCCTCCGGTACACCGTCATTGAGGATGGCTGCACG aaATCAAACGGCGAGTGGGGCAAGACGGTGATCGAGTACAGGACTCAAACGTCTACCAGGCTGCCCGTTGTGGACGTGGCCCCCGTGGACATTGGAAAGCCAGATCAGGAGTTCGGCCTAGACATCGGGCCCGTGTGCTTCTCATAA
- the col5a2b gene encoding collagen alpha-2(V) chain isoform X2, whose protein sequence is MGPSLCSRITVCLLITLAQVIAVTCQEDTKNDSCTEDGKVYSNDQIWSPEPCRVCICEVGTVVCEDVICEDVGDCKTTETPEGECCPVCSAAAQRPHTDTETDTCTENGKVYAHNDMWNPEPCRICLCEMGTAVCENVVCEDLGDCLKTVTPEGECCPVCLTAASTSTPSADPTTPADEKKGESCTVEEVVYEHNHIWKPEPCSVCVCDNGVAICDEVQCELMPNCEKVVTPEGQCCPVCESFASASRTIEIMGYKGQKGEPGDIPYVLGPPGPSGPSGPPGAQGHTGPRGFKGRRGFEGPPGFDGEPGVPGNPGEAGSPGHPTHPGGNLVSQMAAGFGEKSGMMAGMISGSRGEAGPRGPPGTPGAQGPSGGQGIPGEPGDPGQMGEPGYRGPDGPPGKAGADGESGPAGATGEPGFPGSGGGRGFPGLPGHPGLKGPKGHGGLLGPRGESGAAGTKGKSGTPGVMGAAGPLGPAGMQGERGRAGPTGPLGPMGIFGVPGFPGNAGMKGEQGPTGVRGSAGQQGTRGDVGHVGPAGPPGQEGAEGQDGAPGSRGSSGIAGVLGPSGLLGPQGPPGPQGTTGAEGPKGQLGEVGLLGFKGEAGFKGERGDHGIPGPLGPMGEDGKRGPRGDGGSVGPTGPTGETGSPGNRGFPGGDGLPGQKGALGERGLSGSTGAKGLDGDLGRNGEPGLTGARGLTGLIGAQGSEGKLGPMGSAGDDGKQGPAGSVGNRGGTGPMGLPGPKGFAGDAGKLGEAGSSGAPGQRGVNGKDGEEGAAGPAGPAGTAGKRGEQGPQGLHGFQGLPGVPGPPGESGKPGNEGLAGEAGAGGATGLRGERGPPGERGEIGPNGLLGAKGSPGGPGSDGPKGNLGSKGAVGEAGGPGLMGMPGERGLSGPSGPKGDAGSVGGAGLEGNAGADGARGLPGPVGPVGSGGPNGEKGETGPPGPTGRRGTRGIAGSTGDAGSTGAVGFPGAGGPDGQSGIKGDTGEPGLKGEGGSPGPQGMAGKSGGQGPAGVTGLKGGRGTQGQTGSPGFPGLPGGVGTAGALGSVGADGPIGAPGKSGTPGIVGENGAQGRQGESGTTGAPGTSGEKGDSGEDGPGGPDGPPGPAGAAGQRGIVGQPGLRGEAGMLGLPGPAGPPGKNGATGVQGGTGPAGGVGLPGATGPKGDAGPEGVTGAEGPPGTDGLVGTRGDRGNTGLEGLAGIAGSPGGEGPIGLTGSPGQRGDNGGRGSIGPPGPAGVRGKVGPQGPQGEKGGVGEVGERGQKGHRGFTGLHGLPGITGTTGDAGAIGIVGPAGPRGPPGVSGPPGKEGNIGHPGPMGAPGSRGSSGDIGAQGPPGDDGPSGPPGSPGPPTAGVEDLYAGLYDYDGMGGVPEAAEFVEDDVAAVAPPLPDHNKDEALPNKNAAVLRADTGVHATLKTLNGHLQNLRSPDGSKLNPAKTCQDIKQCYPLKKSGEYWIDPNQGSTKDSIKVFCNMETGETCISANPANIPRKAWWAKPSPITNKPIWFGADMNSGTKFRYGNDEEQPNAVAVQMKLLQILSKESHQSITYHCRNSVAYKDVRTTNLKKALVLKGSNGQELRALGNNRLRYTVIEDGCTKSNGEWGKTVIEYRTQTSTRLPVVDVAPVDIGKPDQEFGLDIGPVCFS, encoded by the exons ATTCCTGCACAGAGGATGGAAAGGTCTACTCCAACGATCAGATATGGAGCCCAGAGCCGTGTCGAGTCTGTATATGTGAAGTTGGGACGGTGGTTTGTGAGGACGTGATATGTGAGGATGTAGGGGACTGCAAGACCACTGAAACCCCCGAGGGCGAGTGCTGCCCCGTGTGCTCGGCTGCAGCACAGCGGCCTCACACAGACACTGAAACTG ATACCTGCACAGAAAATGGAAAAGTCTACGCCCACAACGACATGTGGAACCCAGAGCCGTGTCGGATCTGTTTGTGCGAGATGGGGACCGCTGTGTGTGAAAACGTGGTCTGCGAGGACCTCGGCGACTGTCTGAAAACTGTGACCCCAGAGGGCGAGTGTTGCCCCGTGTGCTTGACTGCAGCTTCAACATCAACTCCCAGTGCAGACCCCACAACAC ctgcagatgagaagaaaggtGAAAGCTGCACGGTCGAGGAGGTGGTCTACGAGCACAACCACATCTGGAAACCAGAGCCTTGTAGCGTGTGTGTTTGCGACAATGGCGTCGCCATCTGCGACGAGGTGCAGTGCGAACTGATGCCGAACTGCGAGAAGGTCGTCACGCCTGAGGGACAGTGCTGCCCCGTGTGTGAGAGCTTTGCCAGTGCCAGCAGGACGATAG AAATTATGGGCTACAAG GGACAGAAAGGTGAACCAGGTGATATCCCATAT GTGTTAGGGCCTCCTGGACCTTCAGGACCCTCG GGTCCTCCAGGAGCTCAGGGACACACTGGACCACGAGGCTTTAAAGGCAGACGG GGATTTGAGGGGCCTCCAGGATTTGACGGAGAGCCCGGTGTGCCAGGAAATCCAGGAGAGGCTGGATCCCCAGGCCATCCCACCCACCCCGGG GGCAACCTGGTGTCTCAGATGGCGGCCGGTTTCGGGGAGAAGTCTGGCATGATGGCTGGGATGATATCAGGATCAAGG GGTGAAGCAGGACCACGAGGACCTCCAGGGACGCCTGGAGCACAA GGTCCAAGTGGTGGTCAGGGAATCCCAGGAGAACCTGGAGACCCAGGACAGATG GGTGAGCCGGGTTATCGAGGACCAGACGGGCCTCCAGGAAAAGCTGGAGCTGAT GGAGAATCTGGACCTGCAGGAGCTACAGGAGAACCAGGATTTCCAGGATCTGGG GGTGGAAGAGGGTTCCCAGGACTTCCAGGTCATCCAGGACTGAAAGGTCCCAAG GGTCATGGCGGTCTTCTTGGGCCAAGAGGCGAGTCTGGAGCGGCTGGAACCAAG GGTAAATCTGGTACTCCGGGTGTGATGGGTGCTGCAGGCCCTCTG GGACCAGCCGGCATGCAGGGAGAACGAGGCCGAGCCGGACCAACCGGTCCTCTg GGTCCAATGGGAATCTTCGGTGTTCCAGGTTTTCCCGGTAACGCAGGAATGAAG GGTGAACAAGGACCAACAGGGGTCAGAGGAAGTGCAGGACAGCAGGGTACCAGAGGGGACGTGGGTCACGTGGGACCGGCTGGACCGCCAGGACAAGAG GGTGCTGAAGGACAGGACGGAGCTCCAGGAAGCCGCGGCTCATCA ggtATAGCAGGTGTCCTGGGTCCATCAGGGTTGTTGGGCCCACAAGGTCCCCCCGGCCCCCAGGGAACTACAGGAGCAGAAGGACCAAAAGGACAATTG GGTGAAGTTGGACTGCTTGGATTCAAAGGAGAAGCTGGATTCAAGGGAGAAAGA GGCGACCATGGTATTCCGGGTCCTTTGGGCCCAATGGGAGAGGACGGAAAGCGTGGACCACGAGGTGATGGAGGATCCGTCGGGCCTACAGGACCTACAGGAGAGACA GGATCTCCAGGAAACCGAGGTTTCCCCGGTGGAGATGGTTTACCAGGCCAGAAG GGAGCTCTGGGTGAAAGAGGACTGTCGGGGTCGACCGGCGCCAAAGGTTTAGATGGAGATCTAGGACGTAATGGAGAGCCGGGTTTAACTGGAGCTCGG GGTCTGACGGGACTTATTGGCGCCCAGGGATCAGAGGGAAAGCTCGGACCAATG GGCTCAGCAGGAGATGATGGCAAACAAGGCCCAGCTGGTTCTGTTGGAAACCGAGGTGGAACTGGACCCATGGGCCTGCCAGGACCTAAAGGCTTCGCT GGTGATGCTGGGAAGCTTGGAGAGGCTGGCAGCTCTGGTGCTCCAGGTCAAAGG GGAGTGAATGGAAAAGACGGAGAGGAAGGCGCTGCTGGTCCAGCTGGTCCAGCT GGTACTgcaggaaagagaggagagcagggacCACAGGGACTGCATGGTTTCCAG gGTTTGCCCGGGGTGCCAGGACCACCTGGAGAGTCAGGAAAACCAGGAAATGAG GGTCTTGCTGGAGAGGCTGGTGCTGGTGGAGCAACAGGTCTAAGG GGAGAAAGAGGCCCTCCTGGAGAGAGAGGTGAAATCGGGCCCAATGGGCTGCTCGGAGCCAAAGGTAGTCCAGGTGGACCAGGATCAGATGGGCCAAAG GGTAACCTTGGATCAAAGGGTGCTGTCGGAGAGGCAGGAGGTCCAGGACTTATGGGGATGCCCGGAGAGAGAGGACTATCCGGACCTTCAGGCCCGAAGGGAGACGCA GGCTCTGTTGGAGGGGCCGGACTCGAGGGTAACGCCGGAGCTGACGGAGCACGG GGGCTTCCTGGTCCCGTTGGACCCGTTGGTTCCGGTGGACCCAACGGAGAGAAG GGTGAAACCGGCCCACCAGGACCTACAGGACGCCGAGGAACAAGAGGAATTGCT GGTTCTACTGGTGACGCTGGTTCAACTGGTGCCGTTGGCTTCCCTGGAGCTGGT GGTCCTGATGGTCAGTCTGGGATCAAAGGTGACACTGGTGAGCCGGGTCTGAAGGGAGAGGGAGGATCACCTGGACCACAGGGGATGGCTGGGAAATCAGGAGGACAG ggACCTGCTGGTGTGACTGGACTGAAAGGTGGCAGAGGAACTCAGGGTCAAACG GGCTCTCCTGGTTTCCCTGGGTTGCCTGGAGGAGTTGGAACAGCTGGTGCTCTT ggttCTGTTGGGGCAGACGGGCCTATCGGTGCTCCAGGAAAGTCGGGAACTCCTGGCATTGTTGGGGAGAACGGCGCTCAAGGACGTCAAGGCGAGAGTGGAACTACAGGTGCACCTGGCACCTCCGGAGAGAAGGGAGACTCTGGAGAGGACGGCCCAGGG GGGCCTGATGGTCCTCCAGGACCGGCTGGCGCCGCAGGACAGCGAGGCATCGTGGGTCAGCCTGGACTGAGAGGAGAGGCGGGCATGCTGGGACTGCCAGGTCCTGCT GGTCCACCTGGAAAAAACGGAGCTACAGGAGTTCAGGGCGGCACCGGGCCGGCTGGTGGAGTCGGTCTACCAGGAGCCACCGGGCCAAAAGGAGACGCTGGTCCTGAG GGTGTTACTGGAGCAGAGGGGCCTCCTGGGACGGACGGTCTCGTAGGAACCAGG GGAGACAGGGGTAACACTGGTCTAGAGGGTCTGGCTGGAATTGCAGGGTCTCCAGGAGGAGAGGGTCCTATTGGACTGACGGGCAGTCCAGGACAAAGAGGAGATAAC GGTGGCAGAGGCTCCATTGGACCCCCAGGACCAGCTGGAGTACGGGGAAAAGTG GGCCCTCAAGGACCacagggagagaaaggaggagttGGAGAGGTCGGAGAGAGGGGCCAGAAAGGTCACAGAGGTTTCACCGGTCTCCACGGTTTGCCAGGAATCACT GGAACCACAGGGGATGCTGGAGCGATAGGTATCGTTGGACCAGCTGGGCCGAGG GGTCCTCCAGGAGTGTCGGGTCCTCcaggaaaggaaggaaacatTGGTCATCCTGGACCCATGGGTGCTCCTGGAAGCAGAGGCTCCAGTGGAGACATCGGGGCACAG ggtCCACCTGGTGATGACGGACCATCCGGTCCTCCAGGCTCCCCTGGACCTCCCACCGCGGGTGTGGAAGACCTTTACGCTGGCCTTTACGATTACGACGGGATGGGTGGCGTGCCAGAAGCCGCGGAGTTCGTCGAGGACGACGTGGCTGCTGTTGCTCCTCCGCTCCCAGACCACAATAAAGATGAAGCCCTTCCCAATAAGAACGCAGCCGTCCTGCGTGCCGACACCGGAGTCCATGCCACGCTCAAGACACTCAACGGACATCTGCAAAACCTCCGCAGCCCTGACGGCAGCAAGTTGAACCCTGCGAAAACCTGCCAGGACATCAAGCAGTGCTACCCTCTGAAAAAGAGCG GTGAGTACTGGATTGATCCAAATCAAGGAAGCACAAAAGACTCCATCAAGGTCTTCTGCAATATGGAAACTGGTGAAACCTGCATCTCCGCCAATCCGGCCAACATTCCCCGCAAAGCCTGGTGGGCGAAACCCAGTCCCATCACCAACAAACCCATCTGGTTTGGAGCAGACATGAACAGTGGAACTAAA TTCCGCTATGGAAATGATGAGGAGCAGCCAAACGCGGTGGCGGTTCAGATGAAGCTGCTGCAGATTTTGTCCAAAGAGTCGCACCAGAGCATCACCTACCACTGCAGGAACAGCGTGGCCTATAAAGATGTGAGGACCACCAACCTGAAGAAAGCTCTAGTCCTCAAAGGCTCCAACGGCCAGGAGCTGAGAGCGCTGGGAAACAACCGCCTCCGGTACACCGTCATTGAGGATGGCTGCACG aaATCAAACGGCGAGTGGGGCAAGACGGTGATCGAGTACAGGACTCAAACGTCTACCAGGCTGCCCGTTGTGGACGTGGCCCCCGTGGACATTGGAAAGCCAGATCAGGAGTTCGGCCTAGACATCGGGCCCGTGTGCTTCTCATAA